One window of the Crassaminicella thermophila genome contains the following:
- a CDS encoding MSCRAMM family protein, with product MAENKDLYKLGQSQTGSIVDLGQEIRIDLELEDNIFTDSGTVFGKALDVNGDGIPNVTIKITDTNYNPKYHTVTDDSGQYTIAEVAAGNQYLIFASKDHYDLKQGTPFTMQVSQQIERDFVMTVDPGSTNSLVAGEVLNMSGEPLEGATVRLYANNESNPTLIKTTHTNQYGQYAFFDVAQGMYQITSSLLGYTNTSTSFIIDGPSQVRNIVLNMPIDPVGRKGTINGVIKDKNGLPIANAYVILFEVITDEEGKETLNPIRTTWTNSQGLYLFEQIPEGNYKIKANKTAE from the coding sequence ATGGCTGAAAATAAAGATCTTTATAAATTAGGGCAATCTCAAACTGGTTCTATAGTAGATTTAGGTCAAGAGATTCGTATAGACTTAGAACTTGAAGATAATATTTTTACTGATTCTGGTACTGTTTTTGGTAAGGCTTTAGATGTTAATGGAGATGGAATACCAAATGTCACTATAAAAATAACAGATACAAATTATAATCCAAAATACCATACTGTTACTGATGATTCTGGACAATATACTATAGCTGAAGTAGCAGCGGGAAATCAATATTTAATATTTGCATCTAAAGATCATTATGATTTAAAACAAGGTACTCCATTTACAATGCAAGTATCTCAACAAATAGAAAGAGATTTTGTAATGACTGTTGATCCAGGTTCAACGAATAGTTTAGTTGCTGGTGAAGTATTAAATATGAGTGGAGAACCTCTTGAAGGAGCTACTGTAAGATTATATGCTAATAATGAATCTAATCCAACATTAATAAAAACAACTCATACAAATCAATATGGTCAGTATGCATTCTTTGATGTTGCGCAAGGAATGTATCAAATTACTAGTTCATTATTAGGCTATACAAATACTAGCACATCCTTTATTATAGATGGACCAAGTCAAGTTAGGAATATAGTCCTAAATATGCCTATAGATCCTGTAGGAAGAAAAGGAACTATAAATGGTGTTATAAAGGATAAAAATGGTTTACCAATTGCAAATGCTTATGTAATTCTATTTGAAGTAATTACAGATGAAGAAGGAAAAGAAACATTAAATCCAATAAGAACTACTTGGACAAATTCGCAAGGTTTATATCTATTTGAGCAAATACCTGAAGGAAATTATAAAATTAAAGCAAACAAAACAGCAGAATAA
- a CDS encoding 4Fe-4S binding protein yields MKIAVLSGKGGTGKTTVSTNLAKVMNWDYVDCDVEEPNGFIFLKPNVLKTKKVNVPIPKIDDEKCINCKKCVEICQFNALAGTNTGIILFEKLCHSCGACELVCPVDAITEEERSIGKIDIGQSEDIKCMRGVLDVGEPMAVPIIKELKSLIDEKPTIIDCSPGSSCSVVSAIEGVDYAVLVTEPTAFGLHDLKIAVSLVKEMKIPFGVIINRAEEENDLITRYCKEEGIYLLGKIAFDRKAAVLYSQGKLLIEDEVFRKGFEEIGRKIEGVKRCN; encoded by the coding sequence ATGAAAATTGCAGTCTTAAGCGGTAAAGGTGGGACAGGAAAGACAACAGTCTCAACAAATCTTGCAAAGGTTATGAATTGGGATTATGTAGACTGCGATGTTGAGGAACCGAATGGGTTTATATTTTTAAAGCCTAATGTACTAAAAACAAAGAAAGTTAATGTACCTATTCCTAAGATAGATGATGAAAAATGTATAAATTGTAAAAAGTGTGTAGAAATTTGTCAGTTTAATGCTTTAGCTGGAACAAATACAGGGATTATTTTATTTGAAAAATTGTGTCACAGCTGTGGTGCATGTGAACTTGTATGTCCAGTAGATGCTATTACAGAGGAAGAAAGAAGTATTGGAAAGATAGATATAGGACAAAGCGAAGATATTAAATGTATGAGAGGGGTTTTAGATGTAGGAGAGCCAATGGCTGTTCCGATTATCAAGGAATTGAAATCTTTAATAGATGAAAAACCTACAATAATTGATTGTTCTCCTGGAAGCTCTTGTTCAGTTGTATCAGCAATTGAAGGGGTAGACTATGCTGTTTTGGTTACAGAACCTACAGCATTTGGATTACATGATTTAAAAATCGCTGTGTCACTTGTAAAAGAGATGAAAATTCCATTCGGTGTTATTATTAATCGCGCTGAAGAAGAAAATGATCTTATTACAAGGTATTGCAAAGAAGAAGGGATTTATCTTTTAGGAAAGATTGCCTTTGATCGAAAAGCAGCTGTTTTATATTCTCAAGGAAAGCTACTTATTGAAGATGAAGTATTTAGAAAAGGATTTGAAGAAATAGGAAGAAAAATTGAGGGGGTGAAGAGGTGCAACTAG
- a CDS encoding carboxypeptidase-like regulatory domain-containing protein — protein MDQYILGQSKIAGITDEHPEIVLNLNLKKNTYYDNALIYGNVLTSNECPIEDATISFFNENDEKIGSVYSSEEGFYAYFEVKLNTKVKIIAKKIGYKTKISDFMKICSRMINFNIYLKKSHMSKYTLISGHLVDNNNKPLKDITVYLLKNTCSNEKRVYKATTTNIYGQFVFSDIPRDIYEIFINNPNFEIYNKLIEIKQTDKIFDINIKLNKKDIKTKITGQIKDDNDIPIPNALVILYRVDDNKFIPIAHTVCNEKGIYCFTNIPFDNYIVKAKL, from the coding sequence ATGGATCAGTATATATTAGGTCAATCAAAAATTGCTGGTATTACAGACGAACATCCTGAAATAGTACTCAATTTAAACCTAAAAAAAAATACTTACTATGATAATGCACTTATATATGGAAATGTACTAACTTCAAATGAATGTCCTATAGAAGATGCTACTATAAGTTTTTTTAATGAAAATGATGAAAAAATAGGTTCTGTATATAGCTCTGAAGAAGGTTTTTATGCTTACTTTGAAGTAAAATTGAATACAAAAGTGAAGATTATTGCAAAAAAAATAGGCTACAAAACTAAAATAAGTGATTTTATGAAAATATGTTCAAGAATGATAAACTTTAACATCTATTTAAAAAAATCACATATGTCTAAATATACATTAATTTCTGGTCATTTAGTAGATAACAACAACAAACCTTTAAAAGATATTACTGTATATCTTTTAAAGAATACATGTAGCAATGAAAAAAGAGTATATAAAGCTACTACTACAAATATTTATGGGCAATTTGTCTTTTCAGATATACCAAGGGATATATACGAAATATTTATAAACAATCCAAACTTTGAAATTTATAATAAACTTATTGAAATTAAACAAACAGATAAGATATTTGATATAAACATAAAGCTTAATAAAAAAGATATAAAAACTAAAATAACCGGTCAAATAAAAGATGATAATGATATTCCGATTCCAAATGCTTTAGTAATATTATATAGAGTTGATGATAATAAATTTATTCCAATTGCACACACTGTATGTAATGAAAAAGGAATATACTGTTTTACAAACATTCCTTTTGACAATTATATAGTGAAAGCTAAGCTATAA
- a CDS encoding class I SAM-dependent methyltransferase has product MNRNSVEEQYNSMSYFYNVLYSGCDMKDYEDDFINEYEDLLNSLQSNSKILDSSCGNGIQATALKRKGFNVIGTDISKEMINLTQQYAKSNNLFFPTKQLSWEQLPYNFDDEFDVVFCCGNSISHSMGKDEMLNNIRSLYKVTKNGGKIIIDTRNWDKVIKENVRFKTSDIKRYNDRKYIFTYIWNLNGFDESSNVEILFIEIANDKETKCIPFRLDFTPFKHDDFIKRLKECGLNIVKDNFQLDNDNYSVILEK; this is encoded by the coding sequence ATGAATAGAAATAGTGTAGAAGAACAATACAACTCAATGTCATATTTCTATAATGTTTTATATTCTGGGTGTGATATGAAAGATTATGAAGATGACTTTATAAATGAATATGAGGACTTGTTAAATAGCCTACAAAGTAATTCAAAAATATTAGATAGTTCATGTGGAAATGGTATTCAAGCAACAGCATTAAAGAGAAAGGGTTTTAATGTTATTGGAACGGATATTAGCAAAGAAATGATAAATTTAACTCAACAGTATGCAAAGAGTAATAACTTATTTTTTCCTACAAAACAATTGAGTTGGGAACAGTTACCTTATAATTTTGATGATGAGTTTGATGTTGTGTTTTGTTGTGGAAATTCAATTAGTCACAGCATGGGTAAAGATGAAATGTTAAACAATATAAGGTCACTATATAAAGTTACTAAAAATGGTGGCAAAATTATAATTGACACAAGAAACTGGGATAAAGTAATAAAGGAAAATGTAAGATTTAAAACAAGTGATATAAAGAGATACAATGATAGAAAGTATATATTTACATATATTTGGAATTTAAATGGTTTTGATGAAAGTAGCAATGTTGAAATTTTGTTTATTGAGATTGCCAATGATAAAGAAACAAAATGTATTCCTTTTAGATTAGATTTTACACCATTTAAGCATGATGACTTTATTAAGAGATTGAAAGAGTGTGGATTAAATATAGTTAAAGATAATTTTCAGTTAGATAATGACAATTATTCAGTAATATTAGAAAAATAA
- a CDS encoding alpha/beta hydrolase, whose amino-acid sequence MNCLHSYAKLFFYEGNDEGCLLIHGFTGTPAHMRLLGEVLKKQGYTVNGILLKGHGTCVEDMRKCNWKDWMKDALDGYQKLRDKCSKVYVIGLSMGGVLSLLLAEKYKVDKIISIAAPIRIYDRFARFSPIVKYFMPYKKWKESLPQKEENTAYKIAYTSIPVGTVPSLLKLMKQAKSNLSKITCPTMIIQSQKDQTVKPISAQIIYDSISSKQKEILWLKQSKHVCTLGPEREYMHRKIIEFLQR is encoded by the coding sequence ATGAATTGTTTACATAGTTATGCAAAATTATTTTTTTATGAAGGAAATGATGAAGGTTGTTTATTGATACATGGCTTTACAGGAACCCCTGCTCATATGAGGTTATTAGGGGAAGTATTAAAAAAGCAAGGATATACTGTAAATGGTATTTTATTAAAAGGACATGGAACTTGTGTAGAAGACATGAGAAAATGCAATTGGAAGGATTGGATGAAGGATGCATTAGATGGATATCAAAAGTTAAGAGATAAGTGTAGTAAAGTATATGTAATAGGATTATCAATGGGAGGGGTTTTATCTTTATTATTAGCAGAAAAGTATAAAGTAGATAAAATAATATCTATTGCAGCACCAATTCGTATCTATGATAGGTTTGCAAGATTTTCTCCTATTGTGAAATATTTTATGCCATATAAAAAATGGAAAGAATCACTACCACAAAAAGAAGAAAATACAGCGTATAAAATTGCTTATACATCTATTCCAGTAGGAACAGTTCCTAGCTTATTAAAATTAATGAAACAAGCAAAAAGTAATTTATCAAAGATTACATGTCCAACAATGATAATTCAATCACAGAAGGATCAAACTGTAAAACCAATAAGTGCCCAAATAATTTATGACAGTATTTCTTCAAAACAAAAAGAAATCCTATGGCTTAAGCAATCCAAGCATGTTTGTACATTAGGACCTGAAAGAGAGTATATGCATAGAAAAATAATTGAATTTTTACAAAGATAA
- a CDS encoding NifB/NifX family molybdenum-iron cluster-binding protein produces the protein MKICISSTGKEKNSIMDERFGRCQYFVIFDTETKEFKALENAGVTSAHGAGIAAGQQIVDEKVEVVITGHMGPNAMKVLQGGNIKVYKGQGKAIEEEIRLFQEGKLEEINQAGPAHFGMGNRARGSW, from the coding sequence ATGAAAATATGTATTTCAAGTACAGGAAAAGAAAAAAATTCTATAATGGATGAAAGATTCGGAAGATGTCAATATTTTGTTATATTTGATACAGAAACAAAAGAATTCAAAGCGCTTGAAAATGCTGGTGTAACATCTGCACATGGAGCAGGAATTGCTGCGGGACAACAAATTGTAGATGAAAAAGTAGAAGTAGTAATTACTGGGCACATGGGACCAAATGCAATGAAAGTATTACAAGGAGGAAATATCAAGGTATATAAAGGACAGGGGAAAGCTATTGAAGAAGAAATTAGATTATTCCAAGAAGGAAAGTTAGAAGAGATAAATCAAGCAGGACCTGCTCATTTTGGAATGGGAAACAGAGCAAGAGGGAGCTGGTAG
- a CDS encoding Fur family transcriptional regulator, with product MKNKIEMIEKILKENNIKMTKQRKAIIEIFLNHDAHFKPEELYELIKDKKIGLATVYRTIEILKRHDIIEEVTIGKDRYYELKLFSEKRMHIHFRCERCNSIYDYDETELILDLIKLRNFVEKEHDVEIKDLTMILNGICQKCRG from the coding sequence ATGAAAAACAAAATAGAAATGATAGAAAAGATTTTAAAAGAAAATAATATAAAGATGACAAAACAAAGGAAAGCGATTATAGAGATTTTTTTAAATCATGATGCACATTTTAAGCCAGAAGAATTATATGAGCTTATAAAGGATAAAAAAATCGGATTAGCAACAGTGTATCGAACTATAGAAATATTGAAAAGACATGATATAATAGAAGAAGTTACGATTGGAAAAGATAGATACTACGAATTAAAATTATTTAGTGAAAAACGAATGCATATTCATTTTCGATGTGAAAGGTGCAATAGTATTTATGATTATGATGAAACAGAATTGATTTTAGATCTTATTAAATTAAGAAATTTTGTTGAAAAGGAACATGATGTAGAGATAAAAGACCTTACAATGATTCTTAATGGTATATGTCAAAAGTGTAGGGGGTGA
- a CDS encoding ATP-binding protein, whose product MQLVVISGKGGTGKTTVAASLAYLSEKSIKVDCDVDASNLHILLQGKDIEEENFFGAKVANIDSNKCIKCGACEKVCRYDAIKNYQVDPLKCEGCAACTVVCEQNAILLKDEVTGKTIITQTNKGLLSRADMVIGAEGSGKLVTKVRKNAMAHRKNNEWIILDGTPGIGCAVMASVTGCDAALIVVEPTQSGLEDFLRVLSLINFFGVKPFVCINKYDINEDMTIEIEKYCKEEGIDVLGKIPFDPCVKEAVNALKPIVSYKESKASKEIIKIWNKLKEIYKEDV is encoded by the coding sequence GTGCAACTAGTGGTTATAAGCGGTAAAGGGGGAACTGGAAAAACAACAGTTGCAGCATCACTTGCCTATCTTAGTGAAAAAAGCATAAAAGTGGATTGCGATGTAGATGCTTCAAACCTTCATATACTTTTACAAGGAAAAGATATAGAAGAAGAAAACTTCTTTGGAGCAAAGGTTGCAAATATAGACTCTAATAAATGTATAAAATGTGGAGCTTGTGAAAAAGTATGTAGATATGATGCAATAAAAAATTATCAAGTAGATCCCCTAAAATGTGAAGGATGTGCAGCATGTACTGTAGTATGTGAGCAAAATGCAATTCTGTTAAAAGATGAAGTGACTGGGAAGACTATTATTACACAAACAAATAAAGGACTTTTATCAAGAGCTGATATGGTTATTGGTGCAGAAGGTTCAGGAAAGCTTGTTACAAAGGTAAGAAAAAATGCTATGGCACATAGAAAAAACAATGAATGGATTATATTAGATGGAACTCCAGGAATAGGATGTGCTGTTATGGCTTCTGTTACTGGCTGTGATGCTGCACTTATTGTGGTTGAGCCGACTCAGTCAGGATTAGAAGATTTTTTGAGAGTTCTTTCATTAATCAATTTTTTTGGAGTAAAGCCATTTGTATGTATTAATAAATATGACATAAATGAAGATATGACTATTGAAATAGAGAAATATTGCAAGGAAGAGGGTATTGATGTATTAGGAAAAATTCCATTTGATCCTTGTGTAAAAGAAGCTGTAAATGCTTTAAAGCCTATTGTAAGCTATAAAGAAAGCAAAGCTTCAAAAGAAATTATAAAAATATGGAACAAACTAAAAGAAATATATAAGGAGGATGTTTAA
- a CDS encoding regulatory protein RecX yields the protein MPIITKIEQQKNNNRVNLYVDGEFFLGIDMEILYKLRLKEGRDIEKKELQFIIEEETYQKAKSKALKLLHFSSRTEKEMREKLKKYEYSDEIIDRVILFLKEYNFINDQELAKQMVKSKSKEKKYGQNRIKQDLYRKGMDIELIENIITEELDRETEYENALSLAQKKVKTIKDTDKRKIYEKLGRYLVYRGYDYDIIRKVIDIVLK from the coding sequence ATGCCTATAATTACGAAGATTGAGCAGCAAAAAAATAATAATCGGGTAAATCTATATGTAGATGGTGAATTTTTCTTAGGAATAGATATGGAAATTCTATACAAATTAAGATTAAAGGAAGGGAGAGATATTGAAAAAAAAGAACTACAATTTATTATAGAGGAAGAAACATATCAAAAGGCAAAAAGTAAGGCTTTAAAGCTATTACATTTTTCTTCTCGTACAGAAAAAGAAATGAGAGAAAAACTAAAAAAATATGAATACTCAGATGAAATAATTGATAGAGTTATATTATTTCTAAAGGAATATAACTTTATTAATGATCAGGAACTCGCTAAGCAGATGGTAAAAAGTAAATCAAAGGAGAAAAAGTATGGACAAAATCGAATAAAGCAAGATTTATATAGAAAAGGGATGGATATAGAGCTTATAGAAAATATAATTACAGAAGAATTAGATCGGGAAACAGAATATGAGAATGCATTAAGTTTAGCACAAAAGAAGGTCAAAACTATTAAAGATACAGACAAAAGAAAAATTTATGAAAAATTAGGAAGATATTTAGTATATCGTGGATATGATTATGATATTATTCGAAAAGTAATTGATATTGTGTTAAAGTAA
- a CDS encoding HPr family phosphocarrier protein: protein MEKKVVIKNESGMHARPASMFVKTANAFKSDIEIEFNGRKINAKSIMGIMSLGIAKDSEITIIVNGEDEEKAIHALMELIESGFEKS from the coding sequence ATGGAGAAAAAAGTTGTTATTAAGAATGAAAGTGGTATGCATGCTAGACCTGCTAGTATGTTTGTTAAAACAGCAAATGCTTTTAAATCAGATATAGAGATAGAATTTAATGGTAGAAAAATAAATGCTAAGTCTATTATGGGAATTATGAGTCTAGGAATTGCAAAAGATAGTGAGATTACTATAATTGTTAATGGAGAAGATGAAGAAAAAGCAATACATGCATTAATGGAATTAATAGAAAGTGGATTTGAAAAAAGTTAA
- a CDS encoding Mrp/NBP35 family ATP-binding protein — MIQKETPLEGTNIKKIIAVMSGKGGVGKSSVTSLMAVSLRNKGYKVGIMDADITGPSIPKIFGINGIRAFSSDGKVIQPVDTVTGIKVMSLNLLIDKEDDPVVWRGPLIGATVKQFYTDVAWGDLDVLLIDMPPGTGDVPLTIMQSLPVDGIVVVSSPQDLVKLIVKKSVNMAKMMAIPIYGIVENMSYFECPDCNKKHYLFGESKVEEAAKEMDIEILERLPIDPEFVELCDEGRVEVFGKIRFGFCENFANKLEDKIGGIE; from the coding sequence ATGATTCAAAAGGAAACACCACTGGAAGGAACTAACATAAAAAAAATTATTGCAGTAATGAGTGGGAAAGGAGGAGTAGGAAAGTCTTCTGTTACTTCTTTAATGGCTGTATCTTTAAGAAATAAGGGATATAAGGTAGGAATAATGGATGCAGATATTACAGGGCCTAGTATTCCAAAAATATTTGGAATAAATGGAATAAGAGCCTTTTCAAGCGATGGTAAAGTGATTCAACCTGTAGATACAGTGACAGGAATTAAAGTAATGTCATTAAATTTATTGATAGATAAAGAGGATGATCCTGTTGTATGGAGAGGTCCTTTGATAGGAGCTACTGTAAAGCAGTTTTATACAGATGTAGCATGGGGAGATTTAGATGTATTACTTATAGATATGCCGCCAGGAACTGGAGATGTACCCCTTACTATTATGCAATCACTGCCAGTAGATGGTATTGTCGTAGTATCTTCTCCTCAGGATCTAGTAAAGCTTATTGTTAAAAAATCAGTAAATATGGCAAAGATGATGGCAATACCTATTTATGGAATAGTTGAAAATATGAGCTATTTTGAATGTCCAGATTGCAATAAAAAGCACTACCTATTTGGAGAAAGTAAAGTTGAAGAAGCTGCTAAGGAAATGGACATAGAAATATTAGAAAGACTTCCTATTGATCCTGAATTTGTGGAATTGTGTGACGAGGGAAGAGTAGAGGTATTTGGAAAAATACGCTTTGGTTTTTGTGAAAACTTTGCTAATAAATTAGAAGATAAAATAGGAGGGATTGAGTAA
- a CDS encoding NifB/NifX family molybdenum-iron cluster-binding protein — MKIALAKEGNLVSGHFGHCEGFEVFDVVDGKIEGRSFLPNPGHRPGFLPPYLAEKGIDVIIAGGMGATAQELFKENGVSVVVGAQGNIEDVVNAYVSGNLQSTGSVCRDHAHEGNCKA, encoded by the coding sequence ATGAAAATTGCTTTAGCTAAGGAAGGGAATTTAGTATCCGGACATTTTGGACATTGTGAAGGGTTTGAAGTTTTTGATGTAGTGGATGGAAAAATTGAAGGAAGAAGTTTTCTTCCGAATCCAGGTCATAGACCAGGGTTTTTGCCACCATATCTTGCTGAAAAAGGAATCGATGTAATTATTGCTGGTGGAATGGGTGCTACTGCTCAAGAACTTTTTAAAGAAAATGGTGTTTCAGTAGTTGTGGGAGCACAAGGAAATATTGAAGATGTAGTTAATGCATATGTAAGCGGTAATTTACAATCTACAGGAAGCGTATGTAGAGATCATGCTCATGAGGGAAATTGCAAGGCTTAG
- a CDS encoding carboxypeptidase-like regulatory domain-containing protein — MSDLYKLGQSKQGNLENVGEEIRLDVQLDIDPFLNTGSVTGTITDPDGNPVSEVLVKILDNNNNPLYHTLTDDTGFYNISDIVPASELRFSMIKTGYLLNDTTSFSIVAGQTITINATIHPDPNAELSTITAHIYDELGNPLEGVTASISKIVAGEEIPYAVTTTNEYGQCVFTKVELGSYIGRATKQGYHTTMIEIQVTQPGSIINLTGIMEISPTTSQGTINGIIQDDNGNPVVGAVVILYEVTGDPENPKLTPIRYTRTISGGAYLFGDVPQGKYIVKANKEQ; from the coding sequence ATGAGTGATTTATACAAACTTGGACAATCCAAACAAGGGAATCTAGAAAACGTTGGAGAAGAGATTAGATTAGACGTACAATTAGATATAGATCCATTTTTAAATACTGGATCTGTTACAGGAACAATTACTGATCCTGATGGAAATCCTGTTTCAGAAGTTTTAGTTAAAATTTTAGATAATAACAACAACCCACTATATCATACACTAACAGATGATACAGGATTTTACAATATATCTGATATTGTCCCAGCATCTGAGCTTAGATTTAGCATGATTAAAACTGGGTATCTTCTTAATGATACAACATCTTTTTCAATAGTTGCTGGTCAAACAATAACTATAAATGCTACAATACACCCTGATCCAAATGCAGAATTATCTACTATTACAGCTCATATCTATGATGAATTAGGAAATCCACTAGAAGGCGTAACTGCTTCTATATCAAAAATTGTTGCAGGTGAAGAAATCCCATATGCTGTAACTACTACTAATGAATATGGTCAATGTGTTTTTACTAAGGTAGAACTAGGAAGTTATATTGGAAGAGCAACAAAGCAAGGATATCATACTACTATGATTGAGATTCAAGTAACTCAACCAGGCTCAATAATAAATCTTACTGGAATTATGGAAATATCCCCTACTACCTCTCAAGGAACTATCAATGGTATTATCCAAGATGATAATGGTAATCCAGTAGTAGGTGCAGTAGTTATATTATATGAAGTTACTGGTGATCCTGAAAATCCAAAATTGACTCCAATAAGGTATACAAGAACAATATCTGGTGGAGCATACCTATTTGGAGATGTTCCACAAGGCAAATATATTGTAAAAGCAAATAAGGAACAATAA
- a CDS encoding serine aminopeptidase domain-containing protein — MENKKIMLTKENGQKLFVDIYEVNKSYPNVLTTQFNINIDDYPQYYKPFAELGFNIFAVQLTGSGKSGGKRNHLTPEIAYDDIKTVIDYIVKNYNDAIHMYGVNGNGGIYGQYAVSIDDRIRSCALYGVGLHKDLSYIPNHKQLYVIYPIIKMLAKFFPGLKVNSKKQANLDILEFPNVEKEKELYKNIEEKYIDFWNIPLIWYSSFIGLFLEDDSKLKNKPKCPILMFVPEYDRFFSQEYLNKVYEWFDEPKKKVDLEGACHSFWALNSEEVCKIAAEWFEENP; from the coding sequence ATGGAAAATAAGAAAATTATGTTAACAAAAGAAAATGGACAAAAATTATTCGTTGATATTTATGAAGTAAATAAATCTTATCCAAATGTATTAACTACACAATTTAATATAAACATCGATGATTATCCTCAATATTACAAACCCTTTGCAGAATTAGGATTCAATATTTTTGCTGTCCAATTAACTGGTTCAGGGAAAAGTGGTGGAAAACGAAATCATTTAACTCCAGAAATTGCTTATGATGATATAAAAACAGTAATAGATTACATAGTAAAAAATTATAATGATGCAATACATATGTATGGAGTAAATGGAAATGGTGGTATTTATGGGCAGTATGCCGTATCTATAGATGATCGTATTAGATCATGTGCATTATATGGAGTCGGTTTACATAAAGATTTGAGTTATATTCCAAATCATAAGCAATTATATGTAATTTATCCCATAATAAAGATGCTAGCAAAATTTTTTCCTGGATTAAAAGTTAATAGTAAAAAGCAAGCAAATTTGGACATATTAGAATTTCCAAATGTTGAAAAAGAAAAAGAATTATATAAAAATATTGAAGAAAAGTATATTGATTTTTGGAATATACCATTAATTTGGTATTCAAGCTTTATAGGTTTATTTTTAGAAGATGATAGTAAATTAAAAAACAAGCCTAAATGTCCAATTTTAATGTTTGTGCCAGAATATGATAGGTTTTTTTCACAAGAATATCTTAACAAGGTATATGAGTGGTTCGATGAACCTAAAAAAAAGGTTGATCTTGAAGGAGCTTGTCATTCATTTTGGGCATTAAATTCTGAAGAAGTATGCAAAATAGCTGCAGAATGGTTTGAAGAGAATCCATAG
- a CDS encoding DUF134 domain-containing protein — protein sequence MPRPTKPRKIAFMPENRYFIPIGKPKCHLEEIQLKLEEVEAMRLKDIEKLSQEECAEKMHVSRQTFQLIIDEARRKVAQALTEGKAINIQGGNYTLNICKYVCKDCGYEFNEAYEKEIHLCPKCKSEEVVCINEGRFCIRGCRKPWCNKVKVDE from the coding sequence TTGCCTAGGCCAACAAAACCAAGAAAAATTGCTTTTATGCCTGAAAATAGATATTTTATTCCTATAGGAAAACCAAAGTGTCATCTTGAGGAGATTCAATTAAAGCTAGAGGAAGTTGAGGCAATGCGCCTAAAAGATATTGAAAAACTTTCTCAAGAAGAATGTGCAGAAAAAATGCATGTATCAAGACAAACTTTTCAATTAATAATTGATGAAGCAAGAAGGAAAGTTGCTCAGGCACTAACAGAAGGAAAGGCAATCAATATTCAAGGTGGAAATTATACTTTGAATATTTGTAAATATGTATGCAAAGATTGTGGGTATGAATTTAATGAGGCTTATGAAAAAGAAATCCATTTATGCCCGAAGTGTAAATCGGAGGAAGTAGTGTGCATAAATGAAGGAAGATTTTGTATAAGAGGATGTAGAAAACCTTGGTGTAATAAAGTAAAGGTAGATGAATAA